One genomic window of Corvus moneduloides isolate bCorMon1 chromosome 14, bCorMon1.pri, whole genome shotgun sequence includes the following:
- the FRMD7 gene encoding FERM domain-containing protein 7 isoform X4, protein MVRKGVEGRELKLLPVSLKSHHGCYQHCLTCCFCAVFVCQQKSCGKALFNLTCSHLNLAEREYFGLEFHSQAGNQVWLEPLKPITKQVKNPKEVLFKFMVKFFPVDPGHLREELTRYLFTLQIKKDLAQGRLPCSDKSTALIISHLLQSEVGDFHEETDQQHLATHRYLPNQEYLDNKIMHYHRRHRGKTPAESDIQLLDVARKLEMYGIRPHPASDGEGTQINLAVTHMGVLVLQGNTKINTFNWSKIRKLSFKRKHFLIKLHANISALCKDTLEFTMASRDTCKAFWKTCVEYHAFFRLSEEPKSKPKALLCSKGSSFRYRKHCTSRYDERQCRSSPDLLTDVSKQVEELRLAYGSRGSYHANGVHASEPTLDSQRRSSTMEVRFATELEHSKTEESPTFLPHSKSSSAFPLLYAELEMERAWEPIDFFGARNPLTSFRPHHQFTGNSKSTSVGNMREVSTRPLVYMDTPCPLPMVAPAPPVLFYLDRALQSPCPVPASGEDTAGQAGAGNPVAAKPPLQSPGETQAGQFHCEAIGTAMGTSMMGKNRSLAHSFDYSLQEQPPKRSWSQSDMKTICFTYGSEFRPLGPCPALSSRKGGVYWHVPAQQGLAPRPRHSTERYLGSSTESSDSDSDLLATDYCSLYGRVLRSPMARVRLSSGSLQLDEEDEEVSFATSTAEERVSRGASKYFT, encoded by the exons ATGGTCAGGAAAGGGGTTGAAGGCAGGGAGCTGAAGCTTCTCCCTGTCTCTCTGAAATCCCATCATGGCTGCTATCAGCATTGCCTAACCTGTTgcttctgtgctgtgtttgtttgcCAGCAAAAATCCTGTGGGAAAGCGCTCTTCAACCTCACCTGCAGCCACCTCAACCTTGCAGAGAGGGAGTACTTCGGGCTGGAGtttcacagccaggctgggaaccAG GTCTGGTTGGAACCACTAAAACCCATAACAAAGCAAGTCAAAA ATCCTAAGGAGGTTCTTTTCAAATTTATGGTGAAATTTTTCCCAGTGGACCCTGGCCACCTGAGAGAAGAACTGACCAG GTACCTCTTCACCCTCCAGATCAAGAAGGACCTGGCACAGGGGCGGCTGCCCTGTAGTGACAAGAGCACGGCGCTGATCATCTCCCACCTGTTGCAGT CCGAGGTGGGTGACTTCCATGAGGAGACAGACCAGCAGCACCTGGCCACACACAGGTACCTGCCCAACCAGGAGTACCTAGACAACAAGATCATGCACTACCACCGGAGACACAG AGGGAAGACGCCTGCCGAGTCGGACATTCAGCTGCTGGACGTGGCCAGGAAGCTGGAGATGTACGGAATCCGCCCGCACCCCGCCAGTGATGGCGAGGGGACACAGATCAACCTGGCTGTGACACACATGGGAGTGCTGGTGTTGCAG GGCAATACAAAGATCAACACCTTCAACTGGTCCAAAATTCGCAAACTGAGTTTCAAGAGGAAGCATTTTCTCATCAAGCTCCATGCAAACATCTCT GCGCTGTGCAAGGACACACTGGAGTTCACTATGGCGAGCCGGGACACCTGCAAGGCCTTCTGGAAGACATGTGTGGAGTACCATGCCTTCTTCAGGCTCTCTGAAGAGCCCAAGTCAAAGCCCAAAGCCCTTCTGTGCAGCAAAGGCTCCAGCTTCCGCTACAG GAAGCACTGCACATCCCGCTACGATGAGAGGCAGTGCCGCTCCTCCCCAGACCTTCTGACAGATGTATCAAAGCAG GTGGAGGAGCTGCGCCTGGCCTACGGCAGCCGGGGCTCGTACCACGCCAACGGAGTGCATGCCTCTGAGCCCACCCTGGACAGCCAGCGTCGGAGCTCCACCATGGAGGTGAGGTTTGCCACTGAGCTGGAGCACTCCAAGACTGAAGAATCCCCCACTTTCCTGCCCCACTCCAAAAGCTCGTCTGCTTTCCCCCTGCTCTACGCTGAGCTGGAGATGGAGCGGGCATGGGAGCCCATCGACTTCTTCGGAGCCAGGAATCCCTTGACATCCTTTCGGCCCCACCACCAGTTCACTGGGAACAGTAAAAGCACCTCTGTGGGCAACATGCGGGAGGTGAGCACCCGGCCGCTGGTGTACATGGATACACCCTGTCCCCTACCCATggtggccccggccccgccagtGCTCTTTTATCTGGACAGGGCCCTGCAGTCTCCATGCCCTGTACCAGCTTCTGGTGAGGacacagcaggacaggctggTGCAGGCAACCCCGTAGCAGCAAAACCCCCTCTACAGAGCCCAGGTGAGACCCAGGCTGGGCAGTTCCATTGTGAGGCTATAGGCACAGCTATGGGCACAAGCATGATGGGGAAGAACAGGTCACTGGCTCACTCCTTCGATTACAGCCTTCAGGAGCAGCCTCCCAAGCGGTCTTGGAGCCAGTCAGACATGAAAACCATCTGCTTCACCTATGGCTCCGAGTTCAGGCCCCTGGGGCCGTGCCCCGCACTGAGCAGCCGGAAAGGGGGTGTTTATTGGCACGTCCCAGCCCAGCAAGGGCTGGCTCCACGGCCACGGCACTCCACTGAGCGCTacctgggcagcagcactgagtcCAGTGACTCTGACTCGGACCTGCTGGCCACTGACTACTGCTCCCTGTACGGCCGCGTGCTGCGCTCACCCATGGCCCGCGTGCGGCTCTCCTCGGGCAGTCTCCAActggatgaggaggatgaggaggtgTCCTttgccaccagcactgctgaagaGAGGGTTTCCAGAGGGGCCTCCAAGTATTTCACCTAG